The genomic segment GGCGGCCTCCTTGGCGCCACCGGCCAACTCGGCCGCCTCGGTCTTGGCGACTTCAGCGGTGGACGGATCCTCGGCGGCAGCTGCAGTTGGCTCTGCGGACACAGGCGGGGCGAGTGGCGACAAGGGCGCCAACACGGCCTCTGGGTGTGCGGCAGGCGGCGGTGCCTGCGGTGCGGACGTGAAAGGGTCTGACATTACTGTCCTCTCCTCATCGTGTGACGAGTGCGTCATCGGCGTGAGGTCGACTCGCCCGAACCGGGCTCGTCCAGCTCGATCTGCTCCTTGCGCACCTCACCGGAAACCTGCTCCTGCTCGGTCACGGTCCTGGTGCCCAACCGCACGCGCTCCACAACCTCGGCTTCGGTGGTCACAACCGGTCGTTCGGCGTGCAACACGACCTCGTGCTCGGCCTCGGAGATCTCAGCGCCGCCAAGTGCGTCACCACGGTTGGCATCGGTGATGGGCTCGCGTTCGACAACGACCTCTTCGTGGGAGACAGGGACGGTGACCGTCTGCTGCTCGGTGACGACGTACTTGCGCAGACGCGCCCGGCCGGCCTCGACCTGCTCTGTGCCCACCCGCAGGTGCTCCTCCGAGCGCGTGATCGAGTCTTCTGACGCCGATGGAGCCGACTCCGTGTAGGCCGGTCCTGACTCGGCGGACTGGGCCTGCGAGGTGGTCTCGGAGAGATATTGGCTGTAGTAACTGTAGAGAGTCTCCTGCTCGTCGACATCCAG from the Nakamurella alba genome contains:
- a CDS encoding DUF2382 domain-containing protein, producing the protein MANSFNPDELMDRTVVGADGDKIGSVGQVYLNDATGQPDWVTVNTGLFGMKENFVPLQGAQVQGGDLLLPFGKDVVKDAPSIDDTSHLDVDEQETLYSYYSQYLSETTSQAQSAESGPAYTESAPSASEDSITRSEEHLRVGTEQVEAGRARLRKYVVTEQQTVTVPVSHEEVVVEREPITDANRGDALGGAEISEAEHEVVLHAERPVVTTEAEVVERVRLGTRTVTEQEQVSGEVRKEQIELDEPGSGESTSRR